GGTCAACCATGCCCGCCTCGGCCTGTGCTATCTGTCTGGCAAACGCCGAGCAGACGAAATCTGGCGCCTGGCGAGGCCCCGTGTGGTTAAACGGCCGCAGAATCACTACTGGCAATCCCCGCACCCTTTCAAAAAACGCCGCAAGAACCTCAGCGCTGGCCTTCGAGGCGGCGTATATGCTTTGAGGCCGGACGGGGTGATGCTCGGTTACTGGGCAATCCAGCTCGGCAACTGAGCCATAGACCTCGGAGGTGCTCACAACGAGAACCTTAGGTTTGTGGTCAAGTTCTGATGCGGCCTGAAGGACGTTGAAGGTGCCCAAGATGTTCACTTGAGCGGTGGCGGCCGGCTGCGTGCGGGCTATCGAGACGGAACTGACCGCGGCCAGGTGCACGATGGTCTCCGGCTGGTGTTCACCCAGAAGCTCTGCGATCGCGGTCTCGTCGAGGATATTGCACTGCCGGATGTCAACCCCGGATGGGACATGGCCATCAATCAGCTCCTCCAAGTAGGTAGTCCCATATACCGCATGGCCCTGTGCGACCAAGTGCTCGATGAGATGGCCACCTACGAACCCTTCGGCGCCGGTTACGAAAACTCTCATCTTACCCCGAAGTTTCGTAGCGAATGCGGGCTCTTACTGCCCTCGGAGGAGAGAAGCTCGATGTCGGCATCGACCATCGTCGTTACGAGCTCTTCAAACGATACCTTCGGCCTCCACCCCAACTCCCGCCGGGCACTCGTCGCATCGCCCACAAGTAGGTCCACCTCGGCTGGCCTGATAAACCGCTGATCGACTTTCACATAATCCCTGAAATCGAGGCCTACGTGCGAGAAGGCGACGTCGCAAAGCTCACGGACCGAGTGGGTCTGCCCCGTCGCGATCACGTAATCCTGGGGCTCGTCCTGCTGAAGCATCAGCCACATCGCCTCGACGTAGTCCCCGGCGTAGCCCCAGTCGCGCTTCGCCTCGAGGTTCCCTAGCCGAAGCTCATCCGCGAGGCCAACCTTGATGCGGGCGACCCCAAACGACACCTTCCGGGTCACGAACTCCAGCCCTCGTCTGGGTGACTCGTGATTGAAGAGTATCCCGGAGCAGTTGAACATGCCGTAGCTCTCACGGTAGTTAATCGTGGTCCAGTGCCCATAGACCTTCGCCACACCATAAGGGCTTCTGGGGTGAAAGGGCGTCCTCTCGGTCTGGGGCACCTCGAGCACCTTGCCAAACATCTCGCTGGATGAGGCCTGGTAGAACCTCGCCTTCGGGTTCACCTCCCTTATCGCCTCGAGGAGGCGCATCACGCCGAGGCCGGTTATCTCGCCCGTGAGAATGGGCTGGTTCCAGGATGTCGGGACGAACGACTGCGCTGCGAGGTTATAGACCTCGTCCGCATCTGACTGCTCGAGCGCCAGCTTGAGCGAGTTCTGGTCCAAGAGGTCCCCGGGAAGAAGCTCTATGCGGTCGATGAGATGAGCTATTCGCACGAAGTTAATCGTGCTGGCGCGCCGCTGCATACCATAGACCTTGTAGCCCTTTTGGAGCAGGAACTCGCCCAAGTATGACCCGTCTTGGCCCGTGATCCCAGTTATCAGTGCATTTGTCATCTGCCTGCCTCTATAAATGGTCTGTCGGGGAGTTTACGTCCAAAGCATCGTGCTTGGCAAGGCCGCGGCGATAACCGGTGGCCCCGGCTCTGGACTATGCAACATATATCGCGTTCGAGAATATCCACGGCTTGTCCTTAATGCGGGCCTCGACACGCAGGACGCCGCTGGCCCGAACGTTTCTACATAACGACTCACCATTGGTCACCAACACAAGCACCCCATCTCGAACAACACGAATCTCGCCGTCACGGGGCAGGATGACGCAGAGCTCAGTATCATCCGCCAGCTCGCACTCGTCCCCCATCTGGTAGGTCGCGCCGCCTGATTTGATGTAGAACCTAAAGCCGGCAGAGTCAGCCGTCCGGTCGTTGGCGAAGAAACAACAGCCGCGGCGAAGCGACTCGAGCACGCTCCGCTCATCGGTCAGGCTTGTGCCACCGAATGGCTCTGGCACCAGGATATGCGTCCTGACAGTCCCCATAAGGTATTTGTATGAGCAGATGGGAAACATCCCAAGGATGCGTGGCTTGGCGTGGGCATCAAGCGTCCCTATCCCGACTACCTTCCGCGTTGCGCAAGCCTCGTCCCATAGTCTCAACGTCTCAGGATTCGGGCCGGTGATGAACCGTTCAGGCGCGATCACGTGCGCGAAGATGTTGAATGAGTTGACCGATTTGACCCAGTCATACATGTATTGCCACACCTCTATCCCGTCAAAGCGCTTCACCCGAAGGTCCCGCCACGGATAGACGGTTACGTCTAATCTGAGCAGCTTGTCGAGCCAGGCCCAGCCCGGCGACGGCCGATGATAACAGAACGGGTGAGCAATGAACCCGATGCCGCCCTGATGCGCAACGGCGTCAATGTTGGCCTGCGCACTATCCGGATTCGGAGCGATCTCATCCTTGATCCCGATCGCCATGTAATGATTGTAATAAGGGGAGACCTCCTCGCCGATGAGCACCAGCACACCGTCATGCCAGCCCGAGCTCCCCTCCTTCCGGACACTCATGTTGTTGTGGTCGGAGATCACGATGAACTCCACTCCGGCACGCCTCGCCGCCTTGACAATCTGCCTCAACGAGCCGCTCCCATCCGAATAGCGGGAGTGAATATGCACTGCACCTACGTATTCAAACACTAAAGACTGCTCTTGTCTGGTCTGAAGCTGGTCATTGCCTTTCGGTGCGGCCGAAGCTGACATTCACAAGGCCGGGCAGAAAAGGGCGCTCGGCCGCAGGTCTGAAAGGAAGGGAGCGTCCCGCCCAAGCAAGTCGCTCCCTCCTCTGATTGCGCTATCTTATCTTCTCAGAAATGACCTTAGCCTGGGTGAACAGCAGATAGTAATCCTGCCCGCCGGCCTTCGAGTCGGTCCCAGACATGTTGAATCCACCAAACGGATGGCCGCCGACCAGGGCGCCTGTGCACTTGCGGTTGAAGTAGAGATTGCCCACGTGAAACTCCCGTCGGGCGCGCTCGAGATTGGCACGAGAAGACGAATAGACCGCTCCCGTCAAGCCATACACCGTGTTGTTGGCTATCTTCAGCGCCTCGGCAAAGTCCTTTGCCTTCAAGACTGCCAGCACCGGCCCGAATATCTCCTCCTGTGAGATAGTGTCGTCTGGCTTCACGCCATCGAAAACCGTCGGCCTGATGAAGTAACCGTTGCCCGGCGCCTTCTCGCCTCCGCAAAGAAGCTTGGCGCCGTCCTTCTTGGCTGCCTCGATGTATCTGAGAGTTGTTTCTTCGGCGGCTTTGTTGATGACCGGCCCCATATAGTTGTCAGGATCGGTTGGCGGGCCAACCTTGATCGCCTCGACCTTCGGGACCAACTTCTTGACGAACTCATCGTGGATCGATTCCAGCAGAATGACCCTGGAGCACGCAGAACACTTCTGGCCCTGAAAACCAAACGCCGCGGCCAGGACGCCATTGACCGCCTCGTCAATGTCGTAGTTGTCGTCAACGATAATCGTATCCTTGCCACCCATCTCGAGTATCACGCGCTTGATCCACTTCTGACCCTTTGCGAGCCTAGACGCCGCCTCGTTGATCTTGAGGCCTACCTCCATCGAACCCGTGAATGCTATGAAGCGGCACTTCGGATGCTTGACCAGCTCGAACCCGAAGCTAGCCCCGCTGCCGGGCACGAAATTGACGACCCCCGGCGGCAGACCGATCTCCTGAAGCAGCTCGAAAAACAACGCTGCTATAAGAGGCGCATCGCTCGAAGGCTTCAAAACTACTGTGTTGCCGAAAATCCATGATGCCGAAGTCATTCCGGCCATGATTGCGTTGGGGAAGTTCCACGGCGAAATAACGACCCCAACGCCAAGCGGAATGTAGCGAAGCTCGTTGTCCTCGCCCGGCACTGGCGTTACCGGATTCATCTTAGCGTAGCGTATCGCCTCGCGACCATAGAACTCGAGAAAATCGATCGCCTCGGCAGTGTCGGCGTCCGCCTCGAGCCAGTTCTTGCCCTCCTCAACGACCATCGCGGCGTCGAAGTCAAGCCTACGCTTCCTCATCAGATCGGCGGCCTTGAACGCGAACTCCGCCCGTATATCTGCAGACATGTATTTCCACGACGCAAACGCCTCGGCGGCGGCCTCGATAGCCTTGTCCGCAAGGTCTGCACCGGCCTTCTGGAAAACAGCCACAACCTCGTCCTTGTTCGACGGGTTGTAGCTCTTGAGCTTCGTCTCCAGCCGAATATGCTCTCGACCGATCACGCTGTCATACTCCCGGCCAACCGCCGACTGACGCTTGGCAATCGCCTCCTCCATCTTCTTCTTGTTCTCCGGCACGGAGAAATCAAGATATGGCTCGTTCTTGAACTCTGGGATCATTTTACTCCTCCAAATTATGCACTAACCCATTACTTCCTGACCGGTTCTTTATACTCTTTTGGCGCTCAACTTCGCAACAACCTTATGAATTCATCCACGCTCAAACCAGCCTGTCGGATAATTGCCCTGAGCGTCCCAGGATCGAGCTCCGTGTGGTCAGGAGATTCCTCATACAGCAGCCGTAAAAGCGTCGAAGTTCTCCTCCGGGACAGGAATACCATCTTCTTCAAGCGATTCTACATACAGCTCGATCGCCTCCTTGATGTTCTGGATGGCTTTCTCTCTGGTCTTGCCTTGACTGATGCAACCCGGCAAGCTCGGACATTCGACAACGAAATACCCATCCTCTCCAGGATAGATTACTACTTGTCGCATGGCTTCACCTCATCTGTTCTCCTCAAACGCCCTTTGAATGTAAGCTTTCGCATCCTGAAAAACATCGAGGCTGTCTATCCGAAGCTCGACATCGCCCAATCCCCAGTGCCCGACGCTAGACACGTCGCGGACAAACGAAGGGGGCATCTGTAGATCAGTATAGCTGAGTCTGACCCAAACCAGAACCTGAGACTTGGACAGGCGGAGAGAGCAGAATACTCGTTTCAAGACGTATCCAATATACCATTTCGTGCATTTTCGTTGAACTGCACCCGGTTCGAGTTGCATGCAGAACTTGTCAACCGCACGATACAGTTCTACGACTTCCTGTGGCCTGCCTTCTGTGTGATGGCTCTCGCTATACTCTTCTCGTTTCCGTTTCCCATTGTCCTCCTGTCGGCTATCCGGCCGAGGCTTCACCTTGCCGGTTGGCCCGGTTTGAGCGGTCTGCGACCATAGTCTCTTCAGGGCATTTCTTATTTGGACTGGCTTGATTGCCTCGCCTCCCGTTGCCTTCCGTATGAGAGTCACCAGATAAGCTGGCGGGTCCGTCAGAAGGTTATCCAAGGCCTTTCTCACCTTGCCAGTGGTGAATATCTCCTCTCCAATTTCGTCAAGCAGCCCCTTCTCCATCGCCTCGCGCGAGAAACGGCGCAACCGGTCCGCTACTTGCTCTATCGTGATATCCTCGGACTCTTTTGGGTCCAAAGAGACTTCATAAAGGAGCTTGTCCGGCGCCGCCGCCTTCTCTGTGCTCCGATATACCTTATAGGTGACACCATTCGTCAAAACACACCAGTCAACTCCTGCGACAGCGCCGTAAGAAACGACCTGCCCGATGGCTTTTTCGTCATCAAGTGGGTCGTTCAATGGCTTGGCCTCCATGAATAAGACCACTTTCTGATTTATCTTAAGTGCATAATCAACGGATTTGCCGTCTCTGGTTTGATATTCAACGGCAACCTCGTCTGGGTCTTCCACATCCCATCCGAGCGCCCTGAGCACCGGGTCAATGAATGTTATGCGTGTAGGAAGCTCCTTCAGGTGCGCTTTTCGGAATTTCTCAAGCTTCAATCGCAGCTTCTCAATACACGTGATAATCTCGTTCACGTTACTATCTCCTGGCGTAATAAATCACAGATGCAACTTCAGCGGCGGGAACTATAATAGATTGGAACCGTTTTGCTGTCAAAGAGAGGCGAATCGGCGTGATAACGGGGATCTATCTTGATGCCCAAAGTGAGCAACATGCGTGACGACAGGTGGCTGGACGTGTTCCTCTGGTTCAGCTTGGGCTTCTGCGCACTGGTCTCGCAGGTGGTGTTCCAGCGGGAGTGCATCAACGTGTTCTCGGGCAACGAGCTCTCGATCGGCCTAGTGCTTTTCGTGTGGCTTCTCTTCGGAGGCGCGGGCAGCGTAACTATGGGCAAGGCCGCGAACCGGCTGAGCCCGGACGGAAGGTCCAGGCTGAGGCTCTGGCTGCTCACGGGACTAGGTCTTCTGTTTCCCTGCACGCTCATCGCTATCAGGCTCGCAAGGGTTGTCCTGGGCATCGAGCCGGGAGAGATCGCTGGCCTCGTGCCCATCTTAGGCACAACGTTCGTCTGCCTCGCCCCGTTGTCATTCGTTCAGGGCGGCCTTTTTGGGGTCTATTGCAGCTTCTTGAGGGACAAGAGCGCCGAGGGTAGGTCGAGAAAGGCAAGCGCTGTCTATTCGGTCGAGGCGCTGGGCGCGGTGGTCGGGGGAGTGGTTCTGCATTTTGTATTGACGGGTCGCGTTCTGCCATTTGCCACGCTGGTCATCTTGTCGGCGATCACGCTGGTGGGGGCGTGCTGGCAGGCCCGGCCCGGAGGTTCACCCAAGTCGGTCTGGGCGGCGCTGATTGTGGGGGCGGCCATCTTGCTAATGCTCTCCTCGAGCATTGAGATTTGGTCATCTGGGTTTGCTTTCGGAGGCGCCAAGGTCATCGACGTTCGCGAGACAAAATATGGGCGGCTCGTCTTGGCGAGGCGCTTCGAGCAGAGGTCGCTCTTTCAAAATGGTCTTTTGCTGTATTCGTATCCGGACAGTCTGTCTGCGGAGGAGGCGGTTCACATCCCCATGCTCGTACACAAGAGGCCCAAGTCCGTCTTGCTGCTCGGCGGTGGCTGCGGAGGGTCTGTGCGTGAGCTGCTCAAGCACCACCCGGAAAAGGTCGATTACGTTGAGCTCGACCAGGCTGTCATCGCTGTGTCTAAAGAATTCCTGCCGCTAGTGGAAAGGAGGGCTTTGACCGATCCGGCTGTCCATATTCACTACGCCGACGCGAGGCGCTTTGTGGCGACAGCCCAGTCTGAATACGACATGGTCATCCTCAACCTTCCGAGGCCGACAAATGCCCAGCTGAATCGTTTCTTCACGCTCGAGTTTTTCATCGTAGTCAGGGACCGGCTCGCCCCGGGCGGTATATTCGCCGTGCAAGTCCCATCGGCAGAGAACTACTTCTCTGATGAGCAGAAGACCTTTATTTGTAGCGTTCGCAACACGCTGGCTCGTGTTTTCCCCAAAGTGGCTCTCACGCCGGGCCAAAACGCCCATCTTCTGGCCAGCTCTTCGGCCGAACTTGCTCTCAAACCTGACGTGTTGGTGGCAAGGCTCGCCGAGCGACAGATCAAGACGCAGTTCGTGACCGACTGGGGCATCCCAGTGACGTTCGAGTTCTTCAGGCTGAGAATGATCGACGAGTTGCTGAAGGGATGTCCCGGCTCGGGCGCAAGGGTCAACCGGGACTTCTCGCCCGTCTGCTACTACTATGCGCAGGTGCTGTGGAGCAGGGAGTCTAGCGGGCAAGTTGCCGCAGTTTACAGGTGGCTTGGCGATCGCAGTAAGCCAGAGGTTTACTCGGTTGTCGTTCTCTTGCTCGCGGGGGTCTTACTGGTCCAGCGAGCCTCAAGGTCGCCGAGAAAGGTTGCGGTAATCGTCTCCCTTGCGTCAATTGGATTTCTCGAGATCAGCACCGAGATGATAGTCCTGATCGCCTACCAGATATTCTTCGGCCGGGTCTATTCAATGCTTGGGCTGCTCGTCTGTGCCTATATGGCCGGAATAGCCGTCGGGGCGCTCATCTCGAGAAACAGGCTCCGGACCAAAGGGCAGCGGGAACCGTTTTCGGGCCTCGTCATCCTTCAGGCGATAGCCGCCCTCTTCCCCTTCCTGGTGATAGCTTTCTTGGCAAGCGTTCAAGTTCTGGGCGCTGCCACATTGGTTCAAACGCTTTTCGTCATGGCCATTCTTCTCTCCGGCGTTGTAGGAGGCGCACTCTACATCTATGGAAACGCAGCCTACACAAACGCAGTTGGACATGAGGTCCAGACGCAGACGGCCGGGACGACCTACTTCGCAGACCTTGTTGGCTCCGCCGCTGGGGCAATAGCGACCACCTCTTTCCTCCTCCCTGTGCTAGGCGTTTTTCAATCGCTTTTGATCGCCTCGCTAGTATCGCTCGTGGGATTTGTCTCGCTGGTATTGCCATCTGCAAGACGCGGGTCCTGAGGTCTGCGCCAGCCCAAATGGACACAGCGGAGCAGAGCGTCAAACAAATGAACGAGAGCGAGAGCCTGTTGCATCGCCCCAATAATCAGATTGAAGAGGGGAATGTCGTGGCCCCCTCGGGGATGGGGCGCACGAGATTCTGCCCGACAGGGCACACCACGGGTAGCCGCAGGCGCAGCCTGACGGTAAGAGGAGAGCTCCCTATGATAACCCTCCCGTTGCGTTGCACGCACGGCTCTACCCACGGTATCCCCTGTCGGGGATTGCAGCGTGGGTCCCTCATTTGCACCCCGCAGGTGAAGGAGGCAGCTGTTCGGACTACAACATGAACTCCTCTATCTACGTGTCGAGCAGCTGCAACAGACAACTTCCCGGACCGTCAATCTAATTATCGGGGTCGCGCTTGCCGCAATGGCGGCGCAGGATGGTATATCAGATGGTATATGTGTGGACTGTCGAAGACCTACTCACTGAGGCTGCCTCAGTTCAGGCAGAATCGGTGAGCTCGATTTTCGAGCGCTCACAACACAAGCGACTCAAAACACGAGCGCCTGATGGTCCATCGATTAAGTGTAAGCCATCAGCGTGTCCGCCAGCCCAGATACGCGGACCTTCTCGAGCGCGACCTTCTCAATCTGCCTGATCCGCTCTCTCGTCAGGTTCATCGCTTCGCCAACCTGTCGCAGCGAGTGCGGATGCCCATCCTTGAGTCCATTTCTGAGCTCTACCACGAGCCTTTCCTTCTCGGTCAAGACGTCGAGCGCTCTGTCAAGCCCGTCTGCGATCTCGCGCTCTTCGATGTAGCGTTCAGGTTTGTTGCAGGACGGATTTGGCAAGATATCGATCAGATTGAGCTCGTTTTCACTGTCTGTGTCCGTAAACAGCGGAACGATCGAGTAATGTGAATAGCCTGTTATCTCCTCGACCTTCTCCTGGCTAACGCCAAGCACGTCCGCTATTTCCGATTCCGTCGGGGCACGTCCGAGCTTCTGCTGGAACGCAACAGCAGTGGTCGAGATTCGGTTTGAGAAGTCGAAAATGTGGCCAGGCAGTCGGATCGTTCTGGCCTGGCGCTCAATCGATTTGATGACGGCATGCCTGATCCAGAACGCGGCATAAGTCGAGAACCGCGTCCCACGGTGATACTCGTACTTCTCCGTGGCCCGCATCAGTCCCATGTTGCCTTCCTGCACCATATCCTCGAACGGGACGCCCGCGTTTATGTAGTGCTTGGCGATGGAAACCACCAGTCGAAGGTTGGAGCGAACAAGCTGAGACTGTGCACTCCGCCAGATCTCCAGCCCATTGCGAATGCGCTCCGCGACCGGCCTAATCTTACGATAGGGCAGACCGAAGGTCTCTAACGCCTCTCTCTCGACGGCTGCTTCCTCCTGTGAGCTGCGCTCGCACTTGGAGGCCACAGACGCCAGCTTGACGTCTTCAACATCGTCCTCCGACCGCACCGAATCCAAGAAACTGACAACTGCATCGGCCATTTGTGTGATGAACGAATCCTGCAACGGAATTCGGGAAACCAACTTCGCGACCCTCGCGCGAACAAGATCAATCGGCTGAGGCGACGCGTCGTCCAGGGAGCCGTCCAAGCAATCGTTGATCAGATGGACATATCGCTCTGCCTCGAGATTGAACTTCTTCAACAGGTCCAGCACTGCTAAATTGCGGTCGGCCAGCTCGTCCCCACACTCAAAGCTGTCGAGGTCCACGATCTCACGAACGGTCATCTCGCCAGAGCGAACACGATTGATGGCGTTGTTGAACGGGATCAGTTCGATCCCGTTATCGAGGACCGCCTCCCGAACCACCTGGCGACCCAACGCCATTTCTCTGCCTAGCTCGGCCTCCTCATCGTGAGTCAAAAGAGACTCGTCCGCTAAGCTTGATAAGTAACGCACGAAGCTATCCCTCCCAGATCTTCCGCTATCCGTTTCGCGATGGATTCTTCGATCGACCTCGCCAGAATCTTTAAGCGCACCTGGCTCGGGCGCCTCGTCCACGATGCAGGACTTCGGTTCCTCGGGATCGAAGTCTTCTGAGATGACTTCCAGCGTTAGTTCCGGGCTGAAGCTCTCCTTCGTGGAAACCTTGTGTTGGCCTCGCGGCCCTCTAGTCTTTCCCATCTGTCCCACTTCCTTTCTTGTCCTTTTCGGTTTCGCATTAGACATCTGATATTTCCTCCACTTAATAGAGGAGCAGGTTGCGGGCCACATTCTTCCCAAATCCATCACGTGCCCTAGATAGCCCTATACGGCCTCATTCCGGCCGTGAGCCGGACAGCGCAGCCGAGCGGTGCGCGTAAATCGTCCTGAGATGCGCTCGATTTTTGAACACTCCGTCCGGGATTCGGGCGGCCGCGTCATGAAGCCAAGAGATGAGAGCAGACCCCAACGTGAACGCAGCAAGCCTCCTTCAGGGATAGCCGGAAGAACCAGGACCTCCAGCTAACGGCTTTCGACCTCGCGCACGAACGAGGTCATCCCCCTGAAATCAGATTTGACGTGATGCTGCGGAGGAAGCCCTGCACGACGGGATTGTCGGAATCTCTCATCTCGTCCGCCGTGCCAGACGCGACGATCGTCCCGTCATGTAGCATGGCTATTTTCTGTGCGATGGAGAAGCCGTCCAGGATGTTGTGCGTAACCATCACGAACGTGATGCCAAGCCGCTCCTGTGTCTGCCTGATCAGATGAATGATTGAGGCGCAGATGATGGGGTCGAGCCCGGCGGTGGGCTCGTCAAGAAGGAGAATCTCGGGGTCAGCGATGATTGCTCTTGCGAGCGCGACGCGTTTTTTCATGCCACCTGACAGGTCGGATGGCATTTTAGCCTCGACTCCTTTGAGGTTCACGATCTCGAGCTTCTCCGCAACTTTCTGCTCTATTTCTTCCTGAGAGAGTTTCGTGTGCTGAGTGAGAAAGAACGCGACGTTCTCATAGACATTCATCGAGTCGAAGAGTGCGCCTTCCTGAAAGAGCATTCCGAGCTTCTCCTTTCGAAGTTGCATCCATTGGCGTGCATTGAGGTCCGCTGTATCGATGCCATCGATTACTATTCTGCCGCTATCAGGCCTGAGCAGGCCGATTATATGCTTCAGAAGGACCGATTTACCCGCCCCTGATGAGCCGATTATGGCCGTCGTCTGCCCCCCGTCGATCATCAGGTTGACGCCCTTCAGGACCTTTAGGCCGTCGAGCGTCTTCTCGAGATCGATAATCTCAATCATTCCGGCGTTGGGCCGAATATCCGGCCGTTGCTCCTACACGTTTAACGCGTACAATGTTGAGGTCCTCGGCGTTATCCCTTGCCTCAACAAAACTGAGGAACTCGGCTACTTCTGTCTCATTAAGCGGCTCCATTCCCAGAAGCTCCCTGATTCGCTGCCCACTTACGAGCAGGTCCCTCGACGAGGCGCGAACGGTGTCGGAAAGCACTGATTTAATATCATCATAGTTCTCAATCAGCTCGTTGAACTTGCGGACTAGGATGTCGCAGCCCATATCTTCCGCCGGAAGTGTGTAGTTGGCCAGCCCGGCGTCAGACATGAAGCTCTTGCCCTTTGACGCATAGTGGATTGAGAGGAGCGGGACACCGCCGACCGCTGACAGGACTGCCGCGTGCATCCTGACCGCGAGCATTGCGAACATCTTGCGCATTATGCTCAGGATTTGCCTGCTATTGTATCCGACTGGCAGATGGAAGATGTCTTCTTTGCTGGACGCAAGCTGAGCGATCTCGCGGCCAACGCCCTGATCGTCTTGCCCCGCCTCGGAGTACATGGGGATGAACAGCACTTGGAAGCCATATCGCGACACGACGTAGTCGATGAAGTTTGCAAGCTCGGCCTTGAAGCTTCTGAAACGGGACCTCTGGGTTGATGAGATAAGCCCGAACTTGACTCTGAATCGTATCGGAAGCACGCCGTGTCTCCTGTGAAATAGGCGCCTCACTGCGATGCCGATAACAGGCCGCGTGAGGTCGAGGCCGAGCTCGGATAAGCAGCGCTTGGCGTCGAAGCTGTCGTCCGGCCGAAGGATCAGCGCCGGGTCAGGCACCTTGAGTATTCTCTCGCGCTCGACGCCGCACGCAGCAATGACCTCGCGAGAGTACTCGTCCCGCACAGTAATGACAGATGCCTTATTGAGAAACAACCGTGTGAGCAGCTTCCCCGAGAGGGACCTGATCGGCCCAGCCCCGATCGAATGGACGATTGTGGGTTTGTGGAGGGCAACCGCTAGGGCAAGTCGCGAGATGTGAAACGGGATGTATAGTCGGCTGGAGATATCCTGCAGGAGCTGGCCCCCGCCCCACACGAGAAGGTCTGCCCGCCTGGTCTCTCGGATTGCCGTTGGAAGACTCCTAAAAACCCTCAGAACGCCCTTGCCCTTATCGATCGCCTCAACACCAAGAATATCTCTTATGCGGTCTGGACGGTTGGCGAAAACGCAGACCTCAGCATCCGGTACGAACCTTCTGATCAAAGAGACTGTCCCTGTGAGGATCGCCTCATCCCCGATGTTGAACGAGGCGTCTCCGGGCGAGATCAGGATTCTCTTGCTCACCGGTAACCCATTAGGTCCTGAGGGATGTAGAGATAGTGAACTCGGCCAGAGTCGGCATCGAGCTCATACTCACCCGAAAGAGGCGCCGCTGGCACCGTGTCCAGCAGCCCCGACGCGACAACCTCGGAAAGGCTTTTGGGAGACCGTCCGTGGGCCTCGGCGAAAGCATCGACCTTCTGCTGCAAAAGGCCGATTGTGTTCTGGGTCATCTCGATCTCCAGTATTCTTCTGTTTGCCGCATTCCTGATCTTGGGGTCTCCGGTGGTATCTCTCGCCTCTTTCCAGAGTTTTTTTGCCTTCTCGAACTTCTCCAGCCGTTGGTAGCCGGCGGCGACCGCAACGATGAGCCCGCGAGGGGCATGCGGCATTTGAAGAGCCATCTCGAAGTAGTGGGTGGCGTTTTCCTCATCATGGAGCTCTTCTCGAAAGCACTTTCCTATATGAAACGCTATTTGCCAACGATTCGCAGCGTGCCCGGGGACAAACCGCAGGC
The window above is part of the bacterium genome. Proteins encoded here:
- a CDS encoding GDP-mannose 4,6-dehydratase, producing MRVFVTGAEGFVGGHLIEHLVAQGHAVYGTTYLEELIDGHVPSGVDIRQCNILDETAIAELLGEHQPETIVHLAAVSSVSIARTQPAATAQVNILGTFNVLQAASELDHKPKVLVVSTSEVYGSVAELDCPVTEHHPVRPQSIYAASKASAEVLAAFFERVRGLPVVILRPFNHTGPRQAPDFVCSAFARQIAQAEAGMVD
- the gmd gene encoding GDP-mannose 4,6-dehydratase, translating into MTNALITGITGQDGSYLGEFLLQKGYKVYGMQRRASTINFVRIAHLIDRIELLPGDLLDQNSLKLALEQSDADEVYNLAAQSFVPTSWNQPILTGEITGLGVMRLLEAIREVNPKARFYQASSSEMFGKVLEVPQTERTPFHPRSPYGVAKVYGHWTTINYRESYGMFNCSGILFNHESPRRGLEFVTRKVSFGVARIKVGLADELRLGNLEAKRDWGYAGDYVEAMWLMLQQDEPQDYVIATGQTHSVRELCDVAFSHVGLDFRDYVKVDQRFIRPAEVDLLVGDATSARRELGWRPKVSFEELVTTMVDADIELLSSEGSKSPHSLRNFGVR
- a CDS encoding CehA/McbA family metallohydrolase; the protein is MFEYVGAVHIHSRYSDGSGSLRQIVKAARRAGVEFIVISDHNNMSVRKEGSSGWHDGVLVLIGEEVSPYYNHYMAIGIKDEIAPNPDSAQANIDAVAHQGGIGFIAHPFCYHRPSPGWAWLDKLLRLDVTVYPWRDLRVKRFDGIEVWQYMYDWVKSVNSFNIFAHVIAPERFITGPNPETLRLWDEACATRKVVGIGTLDAHAKPRILGMFPICSYKYLMGTVRTHILVPEPFGGTSLTDERSVLESLRRGCCFFANDRTADSAGFRFYIKSGGATYQMGDECELADDTELCVILPRDGEIRVVRDGVLVLVTNGESLCRNVRASGVLRVEARIKDKPWIFSNAIYVA
- the pruA gene encoding L-glutamate gamma-semialdehyde dehydrogenase, with product MIPEFKNEPYLDFSVPENKKKMEEAIAKRQSAVGREYDSVIGREHIRLETKLKSYNPSNKDEVVAVFQKAGADLADKAIEAAAEAFASWKYMSADIRAEFAFKAADLMRKRRLDFDAAMVVEEGKNWLEADADTAEAIDFLEFYGREAIRYAKMNPVTPVPGEDNELRYIPLGVGVVISPWNFPNAIMAGMTSASWIFGNTVVLKPSSDAPLIAALFFELLQEIGLPPGVVNFVPGSGASFGFELVKHPKCRFIAFTGSMEVGLKINEAASRLAKGQKWIKRVILEMGGKDTIIVDDNYDIDEAVNGVLAAAFGFQGQKCSACSRVILLESIHDEFVKKLVPKVEAIKVGPPTDPDNYMGPVINKAAEETTLRYIEAAKKDGAKLLCGGEKAPGNGYFIRPTVFDGVKPDDTISQEEIFGPVLAVLKAKDFAEALKIANNTVYGLTGAVYSSSRANLERARREFHVGNLYFNRKCTGALVGGHPFGGFNMSGTDSKAGGQDYYLLFTQAKVISEKIR
- a CDS encoding type II toxin-antitoxin system HicA family toxin; the protein is MVFLSRRRTSTLLRLLYEESPDHTELDPGTLRAIIRQAGLSVDEFIRLLRS
- a CDS encoding type II toxin-antitoxin system HicB family antitoxin encodes the protein MRQVVIYPGEDGYFVVECPSLPGCISQGKTREKAIQNIKEAIELYVESLEEDGIPVPEENFDAFTAAV
- a CDS encoding DUF5655 domain-containing protein, giving the protein MNEIITCIEKLRLKLEKFRKAHLKELPTRITFIDPVLRALGWDVEDPDEVAVEYQTRDGKSVDYALKINQKVVLFMEAKPLNDPLDDEKAIGQVVSYGAVAGVDWCVLTNGVTYKVYRSTEKAAAPDKLLYEVSLDPKESEDITIEQVADRLRRFSREAMEKGLLDEIGEEIFTTGKVRKALDNLLTDPPAYLVTLIRKATGGEAIKPVQIRNALKRLWSQTAQTGPTGKVKPRPDSRQEDNGKRKREEYSESHHTEGRPQEVVELYRAVDKFCMQLEPGAVQRKCTKWYIGYVLKRVFCSLRLSKSQVLVWVRLSYTDLQMPPSFVRDVSSVGHWGLGDVELRIDSLDVFQDAKAYIQRAFEENR